CAAAGTGCGCTTAAACACAGAGGTGCAATTCCACCAACATGCATTTATTCTGAATCTGGCACCCCTTCACAGCAGAACTTTTTAAACCACATCATCTTTCAGCAAGTCACGTGGCTTGAAAACTTTCATTTTACACTCACGCTTCTTGTGGCTTTTAAgggatttttttattcatttaatatatGTTTCCTTTTTTGGCAGTGGTCTGGGTACAGAATACAACAATGGCCACGTGGATCTCAGCTGCACCTCTTTTTTGTGAGGCTTTCCTCAAGTCATGTGTGAGAAATGCAAAATATTACTCTGCCACAGAGAAATTTCTTCCTTTATTTTGAGTAAAACTTGGAGGCAATGGGAGAGACTTTATGGTATTCAGGGATATGATAAATAATTATTATGAATTCAATCATTTACCAGGTTGAATTCTTGAAGACGCTGCCCACTAATTCAGCCAAATCACAACCCAACCCAAGTCCTTTTAAACGACGTGTTAGCATGTGTTTATTTAGTGTCATATCTCACCTGGCAAATTACAGATCAATAATTTCTCTCTTTTAAATTAAAgacttatttttaattattattattttttggtgcCCTATACAGAGATTTTGTTCCTTATTTTATAATTATTGTAAAAGGACccacacaacaacaacctctACGTTCAGATATTAGAAACAGATAAAACTACAACTCCAAACTGCAATAAACTTGTGTCAGTGAGAATGTTCCAGAATGCCTTTGAGGGCGGAGGACGTACAAGTCAAGACAGAGTGGGCTTTATTATAGTTTACCTCTGAAAGATTTTTGTCAACTTTGATGCAATGTGTAACACAGCTCGTTTGTGGTGCAGTGGAGGAGGTAACATCTAAAGACGCCACAACTAACCAAGACTCTGTTACCAAATAACAGATGACTGTTAACAACAAATCCCCTCTGATAAAGGAAAGTGATGATAAAGTGACGTCAAATTAAAAGTGAATATAGCCTGAAGgatgtttttgccttttggtcTTTGTGGCTGAAATCCACTtctacaaacacatacacacaaacccatagacacacacgcacacacacccgcatACTCACACTTACGTGCAGCCAGCAGCCAGAAGCGTcagtaaacacaacaaaactaCCAAGACAGACTTCAGCTTGTATATGTCTCAAGTCCCCCACTGCTGATGGCAACAGGacacatatttgtttgtttttttgaatctCATAAGGAGATGCTAATGAGAAATACAGCAAATAGCTGCAGTGCTAATTTGGCAGAAGTTTTCTCTAGACCGTTACAAcatgttacatttttataatatttgtgcttcattttgacgAACCAAtattataaaatgtaaataaacatgTGTACTGGGGTATAGTGCTACATCCAAAAATATCCCTGAATTATTCTTATTGAAACGATTATATTAAAAttgaattattattcattatcagTATTATGTAAGGGCGGCATGGTGGcctggtggtcagcactgtcgcctcacagcaagaaggtcctgggttcgactctgcccagtggcctttctgtgtggactgTCTGCGTgcgttctctccgggtactccggctccCTCCCagagtccaaagacatgctctggggatcaggttaattggggactttaaattgcccgtaggtgtttgaatgtgagtgtgaatggttgtgtgtctctgtgtagccctgcgattggctggcgagcagtccagggtgaaccccgtctaccccgtctatcgcccaaagttggctgggatagactccagcgaCCATGTGTGCAGGGTAAGTGGTTTGACAATAGATGGATGAAGTATTATGTAAGTAAAATGTTTATAATGCAATGCAAATGTATCTATTTTATTATGCTctaatataatattaaatatagGTGAAATTCTCAACATAATAAACTAGAGGTTGACACAGACATACTTGCATAAACCCTGTCTTCTTCTGTCTCCTTTATCTCTGACACACACCCCGGACAAGGGAATGCATGTCTGCTGATAAAACACGGCATTTGGACAACTTTATCAGATAACTGTGTCCTTGCTGTAACACTGCCTACACTGCAATCCCTTTTCACATTTGCATGGTTATCTGTTAACACACAGGTGGGGGATTCTTACAGCGAGGGACAAGGAGCGTTGGTGCAGCTTTGGCCCTAAAAGCTGCTATGTTCTTCTATCATTGCACCTACCGTCATTTAAAATGAGCTATTCATTTGAAATCGGATTGTCCTTTAAAATTGAATTATCATTCATTTCTGCTGGTTCACCACATTGGCTCTTACGCAGCAAGGCTCGGCGGCTCTCCTCCGCAGATTCTGCCGACTTCTGACGGAGAAGCGCCGGAGGGATCTCCTGCTACGTCGGGCAAAACCACGAAGCGGAGACATGGTTCTCTGaaaccttcctcctccatctccaccttcttcttcctcctcctcctcttcctccaccggCTTCTCTTCTGCGTTGCCCAATACCAGCTCCAGTGCCCCTTGCAAGGAGCGTCGCACGCCCCCCACCCAACCCGCCACCTGGAGCTGGGCGGCCGACAGCTTCCCTCCAAAGTACTGCATGGTTTAAAAGCTCCAGCTGCTCGTCCGGGCACTGGGGGTCACCATGGGAAACGGGCCACTGTAGAAACTGAGGGTGAGCGTTGGTAGAGAAGAAGGTAATGTCTGCGATCTGCCTTTCAGTTGTGATTTCCAACTAGCAGAAAGGGAAGAGAGCACTAGTTGTATTTGGTGAAAAAGGTTTTGGGCGTCATACAACCGCAGATTTAGTCCGTCTTTCATTGGAGCGCGATCCATCCTCCATCTTCATATTTCTATGGTTCAGGTCCCACAAACGTCCTGGAACAGTCTACTCTTTACTGTCAGTGAAGAAGCAGATCGACTGACTAGCCATGTGTTTACTGTGACAACACTATTCCACTGGAGCATTCACTATGATGGATGTGACGTCCTGAACTGCAGCGTCCTGAAGAAAGACTTTCCTCATCATCACATAATGATCCATTCAAAaatacacagagaaaaaaagatccctTGGCAGTAACAAAAATAGCAATGAAGCTGTTAGTCCTGCACACAACAGTTTTTAAAGATGACCTCTTTTCATGtgcacctcctctctctccttggaTGAGTCGATCTATCTACGATCCCAGATCACATCACAACTCCATTTTCCATTCAGCAAAAAAGAGAAGATAAGCAGCGTAGGAGATAACTGGCATCTCAACCATCTGAAGCCAGGTAGAAAGAGGTTGATCACCCCTCCACACCTGCTCTCACACAACTTCACAACAAAGCAGAGGTCTGTGCTCGGATGTGGAAAATCCCAGGGGCTGGAAGGTGCGGTCGGCTGGGCCTGGGTGCTTTCTgcacctccctctgctgctccctctcCCCGTAGGTAAATGATGCAGGTAACTCAATGAGTCAGGCCTTTGTGAGAGGAGTAGGCAGAGAGAACAACAGAAAACAGCGAGACTTTTGGAGAGTTCAGAGGCAGTTGGAGCGCTAGAGGAGCGAGAGAATGTGAACTCTTCTTGTGCCTGGTTTTGCCCATCCTCCTTTGAGTGTATGTGCAGacagagagtctgtgtgtgtgtgtgtgtaaggggggggggggtgaagggaacTCCCAAAACAGGGTGGAGAGACTGAGTagacggacagagacagagaaagaggggcACCATGTATGGTCATTCTGACCCGCTGCCCTGCTGACCAGATCTAAATGAGGACACGATAACCACATAGCAGCTTGTCTCTTCTCACTGGAACAtatatctgtctgtctgcctgtcttcAAGTCAGTAACCTGGATGAGGGTACAGTAAACTCTCACTCTGTCCTTATAGAGTAACATCTGTTCCATGCCACACAACAGCATCTCTGATGTTGAGGTTTTACTTGCTGCATAAACATTTAGATTGTATTGAACTTTACTGTGTAGTAGTATTATAGTGGTGAAATGTGATCTACATGATATAACTTGATGGTATCGGTGCTGCAGAAAAAGGAAGTGCCCTTTTTAAGAGCAGCAGTGCCACTCAGTGGAGACAACAGGGCTGCACTCTCAGCTCGTCCTCCAAAGCTTCCATACCAACGACCTTACAGCAGCTCTGTGAGCACAATGCTTCCTTACACTAGCTCACTGGTTTTGTGAACTGGTTGGTTTACTTAAGCACACACAGCAAATAGAAAGACGATATCACAAAAAtacatgtacaaacacacactcacacacacacaaccacacaccaaGTTCAGGGCTGCAGAGTTTTGTGTTTTGATGAAGTTTGCAAAAATGTTGCATGTTCAAACTGGTGGTGAAGCGCTCTGACTCGACTGGGACGCCCGTCAGGTGTTCATTCACTCTGATGAACAATGATAAGGTGCCGCAACCAAGTCTTGCCCAGTTTCGCCTAATTTTCTTTTGTATGATGTGAGTTTGCTCATCTTGTTAGATAATATGCTTGACCTCTGAATTGTGTTTTTGGGGTTGTGATAGGCCTGTAATTTTCACTTTCATCTGTAATTCTGTTGTTTACAACAAGGCTAACACTTCTACAGTGACTAAAGTTGCCAGCGAAATGAGCTTACTATCACATTAACACTACTTCTTACTTCTTACTGGCAGTACAGCGATGACGGGTATTTTATGGGTGCACACAGAATTTGCTCAAACATGGTTGGTTGGCTTCTTTGAGTGCGACTCAGCTGAAGCAGAACACAGTCTGAAGCAGCATCATGTTATCCATATAGTAAGCACagcagcaaaaataaaacactataATTCActcatttgtaaaataaaagttttcagaTTCTTCCTCACATCTCTACAGACGTAAAACAAATGACAATTGGACACAAGCTACAAATGAATACCCTTAATTATAAATTGAGAGGGGGTTAAATTGATTTTACTAGTCAGAATTAGAAAGTTTAGAAAACAGACtaattgtttgtcattttgtaaCAAGTTTATATTATATTCCAAAATTGGCGTAATGTTCTTCAATTAACACAAAAAGTGAAATTTATAATTGGGTAATATTAAAATGCCTCCTTATCATATGTAACTGTAGAGATTGGAGAGGCTGACTTACTGTATTACTACTCTAAACATAGATCTAACATCTGATAGGTGGAAACCTCTCACTTTGTAATTCATGTTAAACCACCAACACTTGTGTTAGGTAACACAAACTATATTCTGCAAAAACTCACCCATAGCAACTGGAAATAGTCCACCCAAGAGGCCCGTGTGAACGAATCTATCCCCTTTTCACATGCATGTGAATAAAgatctattttctattttaaaatgcCTAAGACTTTGAAGATAAACGCACAATTAACAGCAAAAAGAAAGCATATGACTATTGCAAGATGTAGAGGAAGTTGTAACCTCACTTCCTGTAAGGACTTATTTCTGTCATAACCACACATGTACATTTCGTGCACCACTAGAAATGAATTTCATTCAGTTTGATGTATTATTACAGTTGACTGACTTATTTACCACCAACATATCGTCTATCGTAATTTAAGTGCAAAGAATCACACAGATTTTAAGTTTTTCATCTTTCTCCGAGAGTAttagtgtgttttatttgaatttgaatggATAAGATCTGGCTGTCAACAAGGGCCGATACTACTACTGACACACGAGCCATAGATGTATCTTTGCTGTCTCATTGCTCAATGTCACGCCTACACGAAAACACACGTTCTTAAGCTGTGACTGAAACATTGTGAAGCGAGAATATCGAGAGGTCTTTCCTGGTGCAACAGGAATGGCGATGCTGGTGAATGCGTGCGGCTGCCAGGATTGTATGATTCAGCGGCGAAACAACCACATTTACTTGTACACTCCTGTTTCTGTACTAAGCCCCACCCTGTGTGAGACGTTAAAACATGTGGGGTGGTGCTCACAACGGAGTCTATCAAGAGCGCGTTCCAAGAGGTTCCAATACGACTTTTCAAGTCCTAATCGATATCTGGGTATCGCTTGATACGGAATGCCAATCGGATCCTAGTGTTAAATTAATACGGTGTGTTTCTCACTGTGTGGAAGGGATTGGAATATTTAGTGAGTAAGGTAACATCAGGCTTGaattaaatattatttcattACTTAGTAAGTAATGTTGCATTTGAAACAGAATTGGACAGAATTTGGCATTTACCTCCTGCTCGTCCTCTTCTTCCGCTTCGTCCTCCCTCTGggtctccttttcttctcccccctcttcctcttcttcctcctcctcgtcctcctcgtcctcttcctcctcgtcctcctcctcgtcctcctcctcgtcctcgtcctcctccatggAGATGagcttttcctcttccttctttggATTTTCCCAGCTTAATGTAGGCTCTGGGCTCTCTGGTTTTTCCACCTGCTCCAGCACCCTATTTGTGACATCCAGCGGCGCCTGAACTTCTCCTTTATCCGCAGAGACAGCTGAGCGACGGTGGCTGAGCGGACTGGATTCCCCTTTGGCCTGCGAGCCCCATCGCTTTGGTTTGACTGAAAAGTCGTCAAACACAACTTGAGTCAGAGGCGGCCTGACGGAGAAGTCGTCGTACGCGACTTTCAGCTGACCCTCTGTGGGCTGATAGGACTTTGCAGCGGGGGAATTTGGGGATTCCGACTTCTGAGGCACATCTTTGGAGTCAAAGAGGATTAAATTTGACTCTGCTGTGTCCGCTGCGCTCCctatttcctcccttcctctctcctcctccagtctcAACTTTTCCTCCAGGTCTTGTTCTCGCTTTTGATCCACTTCCTGCTGTACTCTCTCCAACTCTtgcactctttctctctctgcctgcctcttcctctcctcttcctctctcttgctctctatTTGCCTCATTCTCTCcaactcttcctctttttcttgcTGTTCTTCCAGCCTTTGTtgcctctctctttccttctctttgtctcttaaTCTTTCTTCCTGCCTCTCCTCTTGCCTCAGTCTCTCCTCGTTCTGTCTCGCCCTCTCCCTGTCCTCATCTGTCTTTCCCTTCAGCGTCaactccttctcttcctcttctcttcttaaCCTCTCTGTCTTTTTCACCCACTCtttctcccactcctcctccctttgtttctttttgttaatTTCAGTCTCTCTCAGTTTTCCCTCCATTTGGTAATCCGCATGGTTGCGAACCaaaatctccttctcctctcttctcctctgtctttctctttcctcgctcagttcttcctctttttgtctctGCTCCATCGTCTCCAACCcattctctcctcccttctcctcttctcccctcagtctctctgtctttttcacCCACTCtttctcccactcctcctctctttttttctttttgttaatttCAGTCTCTCTCAGTTTTCCCTCCATTTGGTAATCCGCATGGTTGCGAACCaaaatctccttctcctctcttctcctcagtctttcctctttctgtctctgctccaccagctccaccccattctctcctcccttctcctcttctcccctcagtctctctgtcttttccaCCTGCTCTTTTTCCCACTCGTCCTCTCGTTTTTTCTCTTCGTTAATCGCCTCCTCGCtaaacttttgtttttctctttcctgcctcagtctctcctcttccctttgcGCCTCCTTCAGCCTTTCTTTTTCACTCTCCTCCTGATCGTGTTGAAGTCTCAGCTCTTTCTGCTTtgccctctctctttcctcttctctctgtctctgcagcagcatctccatctgcttttccctctccatctcttcctctctcagccTTTcccgtttcctctcctcttctatcaactgttctctctcccattcctgcctcttctgtctctctatGCGCTCCTCCTTCAGactgtctcttttcctttcctcctctttcttctgcctagccttttcttcctccctttcttctactttttcttcttcttttcgttTCAGCTCGTCTTCCATCTTGAGTTGTGGCTGATCGTGCTCCTCTGATCGGCGCCTTCTTTCAAATTCCAAATGTTTCAGTCGTCCCTCTtctttgtcatcatcatcatcatcatcatcatctttccTCTGAAGACCTCCCACTCGTCTGTAGACGGGCACCGAAACGGGGATCTCCTCCTCAGCTTCGGCCTCAGAAGCCTCTCCTTCTTCGTCGCTGGATTCAGACGCGGAGCCCAGGAACGTCGGCGGCCCGCCGTCGTCTCTCTCCACGACACTAAAGCGGACGGATCGCCGTTTGCCGTTGTCCCTCTTTGGAGCGTGTTCAGCACTCTCTGCAGAGTCTCCCTCATCAGCCACGGTGGGGGTTTTGAATGAGCTACGTTTGCGTAGCTGTACATCAACCTCTGTCGATCGGTTTTGCATACGTTCTACTCTCCAGCTTTCCGGGAATTTATCGTCAGCGGCAGcgtctttgtttgtctgcattgGGATGTCGGTGGGTGGTTCAGCAGGGGACACCTTTGAGGGAAGAGGCACGGCCTGGCTGGACGGCGTCCCTGTTACGGGAGGTTCAACAGTTGGTATTTCGGGTGTTTTCACCGCTGTTGGAGCTGTTGCTGGTTGTAATCTGTGGAAGACAGTTCAAGGTTTAATGCCTCGGAGGAATTGTCCACGGAGCGACGGCAGAGCTCGCCGCTGACCTCCCAATACATACGAGCACATTTTACATCTCTCTCCAGACCGTGTGCGCAGTACAAAGCTACAGCCAGCAGCTGGTCAGCAAAGCTTGGCATAAAGACTGTAAACTGGGGAAGCAGCTGGCCCGGCTCTGTCTAAAGTCAAAGCAATCAGCACAGTAGCACCAAAACCTCAGGCATTTACATGctatatatttttgttattttaatctatgcaaataaaaatgagtTCGTCTCAAGGGGAGCTACCTGCTGCGCTGTGACTACCTGGAGTCTTATCGTCGCTGTGAGGGTGCCAGGCAACGTGCCAGACTCCATGTGTTCATTTTGAGATGTTCCCCCTGTTTCATAGGGTCtgtgttatgctaagctaataaATAAGTTAATCcctaatacaaaaacaaaaccattagTCTTTCACTTGCCTCGTTGTATCTATTCAGactatttttatttatcagaTTTACGCCTTTAAATCACCCCAGTAGGGTTGGATTTCGTCTGAGGTGCTCGGCGCTCTAAAGGTTACATTTTGATAATCAGTGAACGAACTGTTTAGAGTTTGTATCTGTTTCTTTGGGAGAAAGAGGTTCCAAATGTTGATAGTGAAAACTCTTCACTCAAAAACTCAAACCAGTGAGGACTTGTTGCTGTTGAATCGTTTGAATGTCGTCCTTAATGCTGCAGCACAAATTATATTCACATCTGCTGTTGTTGGAATCATGGCGAGATACTGCAGGGACTGCACATACTCTGTATTTGTATTGTAGGTTGGACATCTAATCGTGATATTCACATTTTGAGCTGGTCTGGTTTGCAAACTTATCAGGACATAAATCTGACCACGTTTTTTATATCGCAAGCTATGTTACTCATTTACCACACTGTTACTGATGTCCAGACAAAGTACAAGTACTGTGTAAGagacacaaaggagaaaaagacaGTGATGGTGATACAAACAGTTCTACATTTGCAGTCTTCTCTGCATGATTTTTTGACAGAAACTGGGAGAAACATTGCAAAATAGCATTTTTCATTTACTCAAGTTGAAATGTCACCAAATACAAATTTTCACTCACCTCTTTGAGCGACTTCGGGGTGCAACCGGAGGCGGCTTCTCAGCCTTCGGATCGTCAGGGGTCGTTTCTGCGGCCCAGATTTT
The Gasterosteus aculeatus chromosome 17, fGasAcu3.hap1.1, whole genome shotgun sequence DNA segment above includes these coding regions:
- the tnks1bp1 gene encoding 182 kDa tankyrase-1-binding protein, with translation MESPFEVSQMGAPKPSVPPKPLLTPKPFSLQKNTTIRSINAPKAAGVASRTTTQRTDKSKAKPPASPPAQKPPQKTLASDSQASPVSVLTEELPKTARESKASPDGEDTPDSGVGKSDPVTQAAPPKETPKSESIRKDDVNQADRSNVVNTPQIDGKKTEDEAQTSAVQNIPDSGSNASSADNAENRWGGSRKRLSVKLTSKFESVGVSLPPQPTIPATSTKGDANKPEAPEPEAPEPEPGRTTPKPSDREIDEGAPKEEYSGGGSIKRRISRLFDSSSRPEPMTKRDEPEAVNSVGGVKGVKERMKIWAAETTPDDPKAEKPPPVAPRSRSKRLQPATAPTAVKTPEIPTVEPPVTGTPSSQAVPLPSKVSPAEPPTDIPMQTNKDAAADDKFPESWRVERMQNRSTEVDVQLRKRSSFKTPTVADEGDSAESAEHAPKRDNGKRRSVRFSVVERDDGGPPTFLGSASESSDEEGEASEAEAEEEIPVSVPVYRRVGGLQRKDDDDDDDDDKEEGRLKHLEFERRRRSEEHDQPQLKMEDELKRKEEEKVEEREEEKARQKKEEERKRDSLKEERIERQKRQEWEREQLIEEERKRERLREEEMEREKQMEMLLQRQREEERERAKQKELRLQHDQEESEKERLKEAQREEERLRQEREKQKFSEEAINEEKKREDEWEKEQVEKTERLRGEEEKGGENGVELVEQRQKEERLRRREEKEILVRNHADYQMEGKLRETEINKKKKREEEWEKEWVKKTERLRGEEEKGGENGLETMEQRQKEEELSEERERQRRREEKEILVRNHADYQMEGKLRETEINKKKQREEEWEKEWVKKTERLRREEEEKELTLKGKTDEDRERARQNEERLRQEERQEERLRDKEKERERQQRLEEQQEKEEELERMRQIESKREEEERKRQAERERVQELERVQQEVDQKREQDLEEKLRLEEERGREEIGSAADTAESNLILFDSKDVPQKSESPNSPAAKSYQPTEGQLKVAYDDFSVRPPLTQVVFDDFSVKPKRWGSQAKGESSPLSHRRSAVSADKGEVQAPLDVTNRVLEQVEKPESPEPTLSWENPKKEEEKLISMEEDEDEEEDEEEDEEEEDEEDEEEEEEEEGGEEKETQREDEAEEEDEQEAPVNSYSTNSEDTDALIDNEPDEQNGAGEQTSETDSPKLVPDQVPEVSEDLDTTDFNREPEYAPFPESSTDLLNTSAQKSKAELGRKRNRTRPSRSLHGGFAHLESRDWKIDDSTDEKEVSSKQRDLDSEEEQPKPKIVCSPPPTTSQRVPMFPGLNPAALIAQLKKRTSGGRTRGGEEAEEDKGRGVKESRKEEVAPSPSQLPRSSRSAAHLAGAARVLPPIGAADQGPVSSPAWLKELKSKKRLSQYDSGT